From the uncultured Trichococcus sp. genome, one window contains:
- a CDS encoding MerR family transcriptional regulator: protein MNIKKASEETGVSADTIRYYERIGLIPPIKRNENGVREFDEEDLKWIVFSRQMRNAGLSIESLIEYLALFRSGEETVPARMDLLVEQQRELQERIDVMQQAMERLTFKIENYTSHMVPSENKLREFK from the coding sequence ATAAACATAAAGAAAGCCAGCGAAGAAACGGGTGTATCGGCTGATACGATCCGCTACTATGAGCGGATCGGGCTGATTCCGCCGATAAAAAGGAATGAGAACGGAGTCCGGGAGTTCGACGAAGAAGATCTGAAGTGGATCGTCTTCAGTCGCCAGATGCGCAATGCAGGCTTATCGATCGAATCCTTGATCGAATATCTTGCGCTTTTCCGCAGCGGAGAAGAGACCGTTCCGGCGCGGATGGATCTATTGGTCGAACAACAGCGCGAACTGCAGGAACGGATCGATGTGATGCAGCAAGCAATGGAACGGCTGACATTCAAAATCGAAAATTATACGAGCCACATGGTTCCGAGCGAAAACAAGCTGAGAGAGTTCAAATGA
- a CDS encoding OsmC family protein has protein sequence MTETKLSKLRITGQSLQGITTTVKVRNLPEFFVDESERMGGENKGPNPLEYLLGSLAGCTSIIAYYVAEQQGLSYRGLTFTVEGTFDPRGFAGEDDIRTYFQEVTLVNHIDTDETDEAIEKLAAEVERRCPVYNLMLDAGVDMSTQWIRTN, from the coding sequence ATGACAGAAACAAAATTATCGAAACTGAGAATCACTGGCCAATCACTTCAAGGCATCACCACTACGGTAAAAGTCCGTAACCTGCCTGAATTTTTTGTGGATGAATCGGAGCGGATGGGCGGCGAAAACAAAGGGCCGAATCCGCTGGAGTATCTTTTGGGTTCGTTGGCAGGCTGCACCTCGATCATTGCCTATTATGTAGCTGAACAACAAGGCCTCTCCTACAGAGGTCTGACGTTCACCGTCGAAGGAACCTTTGATCCGCGCGGTTTTGCTGGAGAAGATGATATCCGGACCTACTTCCAGGAAGTCACACTCGTGAACCATATCGATACCGATGAGACCGATGAAGCCATCGAGAAGCTGGCGGCTGAAGTCGAAAGAAGATGCCCCGTTTACAACCTCATGCTGGATGCGGGGGTCGACATGTCGACCCAATGGATCCGAACCAACTAG
- a CDS encoding LysR family transcriptional regulator, translating into MMQQTTIIAYLDAIVSEGTFTQAAKSLYISQPYLSKTITKLEEELQTKLVERNRTPMELTYAGERFLTHMKKMQNQYEDMVNELTLITNLKYGRIRIGVHPIMGSFLLPLILPKFHEKYPGIVLKIMEQDAKTTEMDLLENKVDLYLGMLPIHNEQLSYTMLADDKWCVIVPDTSPLYQPGLKEIEKFPYPLNLLKNEKYVLTTSQSGIRKQANEFLKHLDIKADVVMESQNISTAAALARKGMGLTFLPKSALNNSELMDSYNIFYIETSIVRTRYFIAYSKEKTLSSVDLAMIDMAKELMKVYSDSI; encoded by the coding sequence ATGATGCAACAGACCACTATCATTGCCTATCTGGATGCCATCGTCAGTGAAGGAACCTTCACGCAGGCGGCGAAATCTCTATATATTTCTCAACCCTACCTCAGCAAAACCATCACAAAACTGGAAGAGGAACTCCAAACCAAATTAGTCGAGCGCAATCGGACTCCGATGGAATTGACCTATGCCGGCGAAAGGTTCCTGACGCACATGAAAAAGATGCAGAACCAATACGAAGATATGGTCAACGAATTGACCCTGATCACAAACCTGAAGTACGGCCGGATCCGCATCGGTGTCCATCCGATCATGGGGTCCTTTCTGCTTCCGCTGATCCTACCGAAATTCCATGAAAAGTATCCCGGAATCGTCCTGAAAATCATGGAACAGGACGCCAAAACGACGGAAATGGACCTGTTGGAAAACAAAGTCGATCTGTACTTGGGCATGCTGCCGATCCATAACGAACAGCTTTCCTACACGATGCTTGCGGATGACAAATGGTGCGTCATCGTCCCGGACACGAGCCCGCTGTATCAGCCCGGCTTGAAGGAGATCGAAAAGTTCCCTTATCCTTTGAACCTGTTGAAGAACGAAAAGTATGTGCTGACCACTTCCCAATCCGGGATCCGCAAGCAGGCCAATGAATTCCTGAAGCATCTGGACATAAAGGCCGATGTCGTCATGGAATCGCAGAACATCTCAACCGCAGCGGCCCTTGCCAGAAAGGGTATGGGGCTGACTTTTCTGCCGAAGAGTGCGCTCAACAACAGCGAATTGATGGACAGCTACAATATTTTCTATATCGAAACCAGCATCGTCCGCACCCGCTACTTCATTGCCTACAGCAAAGAAAAGACCCTTTCCTCCGTCGACCTGGCCATGATCGATATGGCGAAAGAATTGATGAAAGTCTACAGCGACTCGATCTGA
- a CDS encoding nitronate monooxygenase produces the protein MTTLCEMLGIKYPIFQGAMARIATADIASAVSNAGGLGIIASGGMTVDQLRAEIQKCKSMTDKPFAVNLMLMMRNCPELVDVVIEEGVKVVTTGAGTPKPFMPKFKEAGIKVIPVVASVKHAQKMEALGADAIVAEGTEAGGHVGETTTMCIVPQVVSAVNIPVLGAGGVGDGRGVVAMYAMGAQGIQVGTLFLSAEECPVPATFKQAVLDADDTATVVTGRRNGAPVRSIKNKMLAKFQELENNNASRDELEELSLGSLSKAVYEGDVENGSVMAGQITGMVRDIRPAKEIIETLFKDAEAIAGSLKIAY, from the coding sequence ATGACAACATTATGCGAAATGCTAGGAATAAAATATCCTATTTTTCAAGGAGCAATGGCCCGGATCGCAACGGCTGATATCGCTTCTGCCGTTTCAAATGCAGGCGGACTCGGCATCATCGCTTCAGGCGGAATGACGGTAGATCAACTGCGTGCAGAAATCCAAAAATGTAAATCCATGACGGACAAGCCATTTGCCGTCAACTTGATGTTGATGATGCGCAACTGCCCGGAATTGGTGGATGTCGTGATCGAAGAGGGCGTCAAAGTCGTGACAACTGGAGCAGGAACACCGAAACCGTTCATGCCGAAATTCAAAGAAGCCGGCATCAAAGTCATTCCGGTAGTCGCTTCCGTGAAACATGCACAAAAAATGGAAGCTTTGGGCGCGGATGCAATCGTAGCTGAAGGAACAGAAGCGGGCGGACACGTCGGCGAAACAACAACCATGTGCATAGTGCCGCAAGTAGTCAGCGCGGTCAACATCCCAGTATTGGGAGCCGGCGGAGTCGGTGACGGCCGCGGAGTCGTTGCGATGTATGCAATGGGCGCGCAAGGAATTCAAGTCGGAACACTGTTCTTGTCTGCTGAAGAATGCCCGGTTCCGGCTACGTTCAAACAAGCGGTACTGGATGCCGATGATACAGCTACGGTCGTCACTGGACGCCGCAACGGAGCGCCTGTGCGTTCCATCAAGAATAAAATGCTTGCGAAGTTCCAGGAATTGGAAAACAACAATGCATCACGCGATGAATTGGAAGAATTGTCGTTGGGTTCATTGAGCAAGGCCGTATACGAAGGCGATGTCGAGAACGGATCGGTCATGGCCGGCCAAATCACCGGTATGGTCCGCGATATCCGTCCAGCCAAAGAAATCATCGAAACGTTGTTCAAGGATGCTGAAGCAATCGCAGGATCATTGAAGATCGCTTATTAA
- a CDS encoding helix-turn-helix domain-containing protein — protein MGRNKKYVISLTDAEVRKLESVKRKKTTTKTIKCRCQILLDLDEAHGKPSTQQQCVKTIGVCYATVYNVIKYYVEGGIERVLYVSRSVNSDNARRKVDGRAEAKLIEIACGPAPDGRSRWTLRLLEEQAKVELVIPVGKDAIGRTLKKTNYDLTKNNTGASHQKKTEHS, from the coding sequence ATGGGCAGAAACAAGAAGTACGTTATCTCATTAACAGATGCTGAAGTCCGCAAATTGGAAAGCGTCAAGCGGAAGAAAACGACTACTAAGACCATAAAATGCAGATGCCAAATTTTATTAGACCTCGATGAAGCGCACGGGAAACCGTCCACCCAACAACAATGCGTCAAAACTATAGGTGTTTGTTACGCGACTGTTTACAATGTTATCAAGTACTATGTTGAGGGTGGTATTGAGAGAGTGCTTTACGTAAGCAGAAGTGTCAACTCGGACAATGCCCGTCGGAAAGTTGATGGACGTGCGGAAGCGAAACTTATTGAAATCGCCTGCGGCCCCGCTCCGGACGGCCGTTCCAGATGGACATTACGCCTTTTGGAAGAGCAAGCAAAAGTTGAGCTTGTCATTCCGGTAGGTAAGGATGCCATTGGAAGAACGTTAAAAAAAACGAATTACGACCTCACAAAAAACAATACTGGTGCATCCCACCAAAAGAAAACGGAGCATTCGTAG
- a CDS encoding IS630 family transposase — MPPKENGAFVACMEDVLDVYELPYNPCQPVVCMDEKPYQLLGESREPLPMREGSDQKIDSEYVRQGTCSIFVFTEPLGGTRHVNVRTQRTAIDWAEEIQYLVDVSYPSVEKIILVLDNLNTHTIASLYKAFPPEEARRIARRLEVHFTPKHGSWLNIAEIELNVMNKQCLSRRIDNIETLGSELSAWERGRNARSAKIRWHFTNTEARTKMISLYPKTVLSNV; from the coding sequence ATCCCACCAAAAGAAAACGGAGCATTCGTAGCCTGCATGGAAGATGTCCTTGACGTCTATGAACTGCCATACAATCCTTGTCAGCCGGTCGTTTGTATGGACGAAAAACCTTATCAACTTCTGGGTGAATCAAGAGAACCCCTTCCCATGCGGGAAGGCAGTGACCAAAAAATTGATTCTGAATACGTGAGACAGGGAACCTGTAGCATCTTCGTCTTCACCGAACCACTTGGTGGAACCCGGCATGTGAACGTCCGCACGCAACGAACAGCAATAGATTGGGCCGAGGAGATTCAATACCTTGTAGACGTTAGTTATCCGTCTGTTGAGAAAATCATTTTGGTTCTGGATAACCTGAACACCCATACAATCGCTTCACTCTATAAAGCATTTCCGCCCGAAGAGGCACGGAGAATAGCTCGGCGCTTAGAAGTGCATTTCACACCAAAACATGGTAGTTGGTTGAATATTGCCGAAATAGAATTGAACGTGATGAACAAGCAATGTTTATCTCGTAGAATTGATAATATCGAGACGCTCGGTTCGGAGTTGTCTGCCTGGGAGCGAGGCCGGAATGCCCGATCAGCAAAAATCCGATGGCACTTTACAAATACTGAAGCACGGACAAAAATGATTTCTTTGTATCCTAAAACTGTTCTTTCGAACGTTTAA
- a CDS encoding acyl CoA:acetate/3-ketoacid CoA transferase has protein sequence MTKVITAAEAAKLIKDNSTVALTGFGLACVNEEMAISIEDRFKAEGHPNNLTVIHASAVGDRRTKGMSHLAHEGLIKRWIGGIVSASPQISDLIVENKCEAYNLPQGVITQLYREIAAKRPGLFTKVGMRTFVDPRLEGGKLSPRTTEDIVKVVEIENEEWLFYPTFPINVGLIRGTVADEKGNLTLEKEGLHMEVLPVAQAVKNSGGIVIAQVETLAAAGTLHPKDVKVPGIMVDYIVVAQPGNQFQTENTEYNPAFSGDTKVPLDAVTALPLDARKVIARRAAMELVPSAVLNLGVGIPVNVATVGAEEGISDQLVLTTEAGSIGGVPAGLKDFGHAFNSEAIMDHHAQFDFYDGGGLDLSVLGLAQTDACGNVNVSKFGNRVAGCGGFINISQAAKKLVFAGTFTAGGLQQEVKDGRLTIIQEGKAKKFVAEVEQVTFSGEYASEVEQEVLYVTERAVFDLEKGKLRLIEIAPGVDLEKDILGQMGFKPVIADDLKVMNEGMFRENWGELKNIVMANGK, from the coding sequence ATGACAAAAGTAATCACAGCTGCGGAAGCGGCAAAATTGATCAAAGACAACAGCACAGTGGCGTTGACTGGTTTCGGGTTGGCCTGTGTGAACGAAGAAATGGCCATTTCCATCGAAGATCGCTTTAAAGCGGAAGGCCATCCGAATAACCTGACAGTCATCCATGCGAGCGCTGTAGGGGATCGCCGCACGAAAGGGATGAGCCATTTGGCGCACGAAGGTCTGATCAAACGTTGGATCGGCGGTATCGTTAGTGCTTCTCCGCAAATCAGTGATCTGATCGTCGAAAACAAATGCGAAGCCTACAACCTTCCGCAAGGGGTCATCACCCAATTGTACCGTGAAATCGCCGCAAAACGTCCGGGCTTGTTCACTAAAGTCGGCATGCGCACCTTTGTCGATCCGCGTCTGGAAGGCGGCAAGCTTTCCCCGCGCACGACCGAGGACATCGTCAAAGTGGTTGAAATCGAAAATGAAGAATGGCTGTTCTACCCTACTTTTCCGATCAATGTAGGTCTGATCCGCGGAACGGTAGCCGATGAAAAAGGCAACTTGACGCTTGAAAAAGAAGGCTTGCACATGGAAGTCCTTCCGGTAGCTCAAGCAGTAAAAAACTCCGGCGGTATCGTGATCGCTCAGGTGGAAACGTTGGCGGCTGCAGGCACGCTGCATCCTAAAGACGTAAAAGTACCGGGCATCATGGTCGACTACATTGTCGTGGCACAACCAGGCAATCAATTCCAAACGGAAAACACTGAGTACAATCCGGCTTTCTCGGGTGATACAAAAGTACCGTTGGATGCTGTAACGGCCCTTCCGTTGGATGCGCGCAAGGTAATCGCCCGTCGTGCAGCGATGGAGTTGGTTCCTTCCGCTGTCTTGAACCTAGGTGTAGGAATTCCGGTCAATGTTGCGACAGTGGGTGCCGAAGAAGGCATCAGCGATCAATTGGTGTTGACGACCGAAGCAGGATCAATCGGCGGTGTTCCGGCAGGCTTGAAAGATTTCGGACATGCCTTCAACAGTGAAGCGATCATGGATCACCATGCGCAATTCGACTTCTACGATGGCGGCGGCTTGGACTTATCCGTATTGGGACTGGCCCAGACCGATGCCTGCGGAAACGTGAATGTTTCCAAGTTCGGCAACCGCGTCGCTGGTTGCGGCGGGTTCATCAACATTTCCCAAGCAGCCAAAAAATTGGTGTTCGCAGGAACCTTCACTGCCGGCGGTTTGCAGCAGGAAGTCAAAGATGGCCGTTTGACGATCATCCAAGAAGGCAAAGCAAAGAAATTCGTAGCTGAAGTCGAACAAGTGACTTTCAGCGGGGAATATGCGTCCGAAGTGGAGCAGGAAGTATTGTATGTGACCGAACGTGCGGTATTCGATCTTGAGAAAGGCAAATTGCGCCTGATTGAAATCGCGCCTGGCGTCGATCTTGAAAAAGACATTTTGGGACAAATGGGCTTCAAACCGGTCATTGCCGATGATCTGAAAGTAATGAACGAAGGCATGTTCCGCGAAAATTGGGGAGAACTAAAAAACATCGTCATGGCGAATGGAAAATAA
- a CDS encoding OFA family MFS transporter, whose translation MKKEINRWAVLVSSMGILMCTGAVYAFSVLAGPLSAARGWTMAEVMVAFAINAALGPIPMILGGFLTDKGWSKWSTMAGAVLFGVGFALAGTATTLTELYVYYGLMAGFGQGFAYSGCLSNTIRFFPDKKGLASGLITAGMGGAAIIAAPIANQLIQSIGVADTFVRMGIAYAIISFTCSLFIKVAPKDYMPKNMNAAATAAANKPVVNKNWKEMLQDPKFYMIILMFAMGAFSGLMIASNASPIGQSMFGLSAAAAAVYVSVYSLSNTMGRVVWGAVSDKLGQPTTISIMYSVIILTFLILIFVKSMFGFTVGIVGLGLCFGGVMGVFPSLVMDNFGPKFQGVNYGIVFIGYSTSAFVAPKVTAGIAAANNGDFTKAFYVAIVVAAAGLILDLVYKKKAATKAITETVQ comes from the coding sequence ATGAAAAAGGAAATTAATCGTTGGGCTGTCTTGGTCAGCTCTATGGGTATCTTGATGTGTACGGGTGCGGTTTATGCTTTCAGCGTATTGGCAGGACCGTTGTCTGCCGCAAGAGGCTGGACAATGGCTGAGGTCATGGTAGCCTTCGCGATCAACGCGGCTTTAGGGCCGATTCCAATGATATTGGGCGGTTTCTTGACAGACAAAGGTTGGTCGAAATGGAGCACGATGGCTGGAGCGGTATTGTTCGGTGTCGGTTTTGCTTTGGCTGGTACAGCTACGACTTTGACGGAATTGTACGTGTATTATGGTTTGATGGCCGGTTTCGGACAAGGCTTCGCTTACTCAGGCTGCCTAAGCAACACGATCCGTTTCTTCCCGGATAAAAAAGGGTTGGCTTCCGGCTTGATCACAGCAGGTATGGGCGGAGCGGCCATCATCGCAGCTCCGATCGCGAACCAATTGATCCAAAGTATCGGCGTTGCCGACACTTTCGTTCGGATGGGTATCGCTTATGCTATCATCAGCTTCACTTGCAGCCTTTTCATCAAGGTTGCTCCGAAAGATTACATGCCAAAAAATATGAACGCGGCAGCAACTGCAGCAGCGAATAAACCGGTCGTGAACAAGAACTGGAAAGAAATGCTGCAGGATCCAAAATTCTATATGATCATCCTGATGTTCGCCATGGGTGCTTTCTCAGGTTTGATGATCGCTTCAAACGCTTCACCGATCGGACAATCGATGTTCGGCCTGTCAGCAGCAGCGGCAGCTGTTTATGTCAGTGTCTACTCTTTAAGCAATACGATGGGCCGTGTTGTCTGGGGTGCTGTTTCAGACAAATTGGGTCAACCAACAACTATCAGCATCATGTACAGTGTCATCATTCTTACTTTCTTGATCCTTATTTTCGTCAAATCAATGTTCGGATTTACAGTAGGGATCGTTGGTTTGGGCTTATGCTTCGGCGGTGTGATGGGCGTGTTCCCATCGTTGGTCATGGATAACTTCGGACCGAAATTCCAAGGCGTCAACTACGGCATCGTGTTCATCGGATACTCGACATCCGCTTTCGTTGCACCTAAAGTAACAGCAGGAATCGCTGCGGCGAACAACGGTGACTTCACCAAAGCTTTCTATGTCGCTATCGTGGTTGCGGCTGCAGGTCTGATCCTGGATCTTGTCTACAAGAAAAAAGCAGCAACTAAAGCAATCACAGAAACTGTTCAATAA
- a CDS encoding plasmid pRiA4b ORF-3 family protein yields the protein MMFELRITLIDVGIPVWRDIQLDDDTTFSDLHFILQSAFNWSDLHPHTFRFAQPHKEALGEADRLRDHIQGKDDKIIYTYNMEENWEHEIVLQKAFEAKDDVLYPRCVRAENLAPEEDHTRLDITDGTLDLAYKDSGEIAKAINEELAYLNVSGLGEGLPGLDEDEWVALDDDEDEWEDDGGHV from the coding sequence ATGATGTTCGAACTCAGGATTACGCTTATAGATGTCGGCATACCGGTCTGGCGGGATATACAATTGGATGACGACACCACTTTCTCCGATCTGCATTTCATTCTCCAAAGTGCATTCAATTGGTCCGATCTCCACCCGCATACTTTCCGGTTTGCCCAGCCGCATAAAGAAGCGTTGGGTGAGGCCGATCGCTTGCGGGACCACATCCAAGGAAAAGACGATAAAATCATTTACACGTACAACATGGAAGAGAACTGGGAACATGAAATCGTCCTGCAAAAAGCCTTTGAGGCGAAGGATGACGTGCTCTATCCCCGTTGTGTGCGCGCCGAGAATCTGGCGCCTGAGGAAGACCATACCCGCCTGGACATCACAGACGGCACACTCGACCTCGCGTATAAAGATTCCGGGGAAATCGCGAAAGCGATCAATGAAGAATTGGCCTATCTGAACGTCAGCGGTCTTGGCGAAGGCCTGCCGGGGCTCGATGAAGATGAATGGGTAGCTCTGGATGATGACGAAGATGAATGGGAAGACGACGGCGGCCATGTGTAA
- a CDS encoding PTS fructose transporter subunit IIABC encodes MSTGKKKIIALTACPVGIAHTYMAAENIQKAGEKMGVDIKVETHGSIGIENALTDAEIREADGVIIAADTVLEKSRFQGKPMVTVGVQEGIRNPEKLIQQIIDGKAPVYGSASAVQTDLESGSEKKKNRIYQSLMNGVSYMVPFVVVGGLLIAIALTLGGEPTAAGIVIPEDSIWATVSALGGAAMGLIIPILSGYIAYSIADRPGLVPGMIGGLVAANGSFYGSEANAGFIGGIITGFLAGYVALALKKVKVPKAMQAVMPIIFIPIIATLVVGLLFIFVIGQPVASFFEMLTNWLAGMQGSSEIVLALIMGAMIAVDMGGPFNKVAFLFGSGMIAQGNYEIMGPIAVAICIPPIGLGIASLLLKDKFTQAEKETGKASFTMGLFGITEGAIPFATQDPLRVIPSIVVGSMAGSVVAALGNVGDRVAHGGPIVAVLGAVDNVLMFFVAVAVGVAVTVMMLKILKKDLTVGEPIAVTVAPTAAKMTEAAPVVVKEAAANKSVLQLTDILTRDLIILDLESDSKDSAMDELVDALATHGTVTSRSEFKKAILEREAESTTGIGMNIAIPHGKSAAVSEPCVVFGRKKSGVDWDSLDGSPAKLIFMIAVPAENQNDAHLKILQMLSRRLMDDDFRKNLLSVDTTEQAYELLSTVA; translated from the coding sequence ATGAGCACTGGGAAAAAGAAAATCATCGCTTTGACGGCTTGCCCTGTCGGCATCGCCCATACCTACATGGCAGCAGAGAACATCCAAAAAGCCGGAGAGAAAATGGGAGTGGACATCAAAGTCGAAACGCATGGATCGATCGGTATTGAAAATGCTTTGACTGATGCGGAAATCCGTGAAGCGGATGGCGTCATCATCGCTGCGGACACCGTGTTGGAAAAATCACGTTTCCAAGGCAAACCGATGGTGACGGTTGGTGTGCAAGAAGGTATCCGTAATCCCGAGAAATTGATACAACAGATCATCGATGGAAAGGCACCTGTTTATGGCAGCGCCTCAGCTGTTCAAACGGACCTAGAAAGCGGATCCGAGAAAAAGAAAAATCGGATTTACCAGAGTTTGATGAACGGCGTTTCCTATATGGTTCCATTCGTTGTTGTCGGAGGATTGCTGATAGCGATCGCCTTGACGTTGGGCGGCGAGCCAACCGCTGCAGGAATCGTCATTCCGGAAGATTCCATTTGGGCAACCGTAAGCGCTCTGGGTGGTGCGGCGATGGGCTTGATCATCCCGATCTTATCCGGATACATCGCCTACAGCATTGCCGACAGACCGGGTCTTGTTCCGGGTATGATCGGCGGACTTGTTGCCGCCAACGGAAGTTTCTACGGAAGCGAAGCGAATGCCGGTTTCATCGGCGGGATCATCACCGGTTTCCTGGCAGGATATGTGGCGCTAGCACTGAAAAAAGTGAAGGTTCCGAAGGCGATGCAGGCGGTCATGCCGATTATCTTCATTCCGATCATTGCCACGTTGGTAGTGGGATTATTGTTCATCTTCGTTATCGGACAGCCGGTTGCCTCCTTCTTTGAAATGTTGACAAATTGGCTGGCAGGAATGCAGGGATCCAGTGAAATCGTCTTGGCATTGATTATGGGTGCGATGATTGCCGTCGATATGGGCGGCCCATTCAATAAGGTAGCCTTCCTCTTCGGTTCGGGAATGATTGCGCAAGGCAATTATGAAATTATGGGACCGATTGCAGTCGCTATCTGTATCCCTCCTATCGGTTTGGGAATCGCGTCGCTCCTTCTGAAAGACAAGTTTACGCAGGCAGAAAAAGAAACCGGTAAGGCCAGTTTCACGATGGGATTGTTCGGTATCACGGAAGGTGCTATCCCTTTTGCAACACAAGATCCATTGCGCGTCATTCCGAGTATCGTGGTCGGTTCGATGGCCGGTTCGGTTGTTGCGGCATTAGGCAATGTAGGCGATCGCGTAGCGCATGGCGGGCCGATCGTAGCTGTGCTGGGTGCTGTCGATAACGTGCTTATGTTCTTCGTTGCTGTGGCGGTGGGTGTTGCCGTAACGGTCATGATGCTGAAAATCCTGAAAAAAGATCTGACAGTTGGTGAACCGATCGCAGTTACTGTTGCGCCAACAGCGGCAAAAATGACTGAGGCTGCTCCAGTTGTTGTTAAGGAAGCAGCGGCCAACAAGTCAGTTTTGCAACTGACGGATATTTTGACAAGAGACTTGATCATTTTGGACTTGGAAAGCGACTCAAAAGACAGTGCGATGGACGAATTGGTTGATGCGCTGGCAACACACGGAACTGTAACGTCACGCAGCGAGTTCAAGAAAGCCATCCTGGAACGGGAAGCAGAAAGCACGACCGGCATCGGCATGAACATCGCAATCCCTCATGGCAAGTCAGCAGCGGTCTCAGAGCCTTGCGTCGTATTCGGCAGGAAAAAATCAGGCGTGGACTGGGACAGCCTGGACGGCAGCCCCGCAAAACTGATCTTCATGATTGCGGTGCCTGCTGAAAATCAAAACGATGCGCACCTGAAGATTCTGCAAATGTTATCGAGAAGATTGATGGATGATGATTTCAGAAAAAATCTTTTATCAGTCGACACAACAGAGCAAGCGTATGAATTACTGAGTACGGTTGCTTAA